Proteins encoded together in one Vigna angularis cultivar LongXiaoDou No.4 chromosome 5, ASM1680809v1, whole genome shotgun sequence window:
- the LOC108339890 gene encoding MLP-like protein 43, protein MSLAGKLSIEIGVHGSAAKWFNLLATQLHHVQNLTDQVHETKLHHGEDWHHNESIKQWTSTIDGKATKYHESIESTDEDNKTITYKIFGEDFEHKFKVFKLIFQAIHKDEGGVVIKWIIEYETKSEEFDPPFGFLEFVYKGSREVDANLIKA, encoded by the exons ATGTCACTCGCCGGCAAACTCAGCATTGAAATTGGGGTTCATGGAAGTGCTGCAAAGTGGTTCAACCTATTGGCAACGCAACTCCACCATGTTCAAAACCTTACTGATCAAGTCCATGAAACAAAGCTACATCATGGTGAAGACTGGCATCACAATGAGTCCATCAAACAATGGACAAGTACCATAG ATGGTAAGGCTACAAAATATCACGAGAGTATTGAATCCACTGATGAAGACAACAAAACAATAACCTACAAGATCTTCGGGGAAGATTTCGAGCACAAATTTAAGGTTTTTAAGCTAATATTTCAAGCAATTCATAAAGATGAAGGTGGTGTCGTCATCAAATGGATCATTGAATATGAAACTAAAAGTGAGGAATTTGATCCTCCTTTTGGCTTCCTCGAATTCGTGTACAAAGGAAGCAGAGAAGTTGATGCCAATCTTATCAAAGCATAG